One genomic window of Diospyros lotus cultivar Yz01 chromosome 8, ASM1463336v1, whole genome shotgun sequence includes the following:
- the LOC127808251 gene encoding uncharacterized protein LOC127808251, translating to MEGVGARLGRSSSRYAPAPAVFNGPVRKWKKKWVHVVSSSAGNNGSSYNPNPQTANHNGTIVNGNNGSHLLLYKWTPVTQPQNNDNSKNSIADHSSTKDAAAATGSASADEEPPRRKFKYIPIVVLEEQKIEALENEAAEKVVNEAKPNDTDSNTAQPTSKSDGLGEKPDINDLPMEENQALNDNPLARQDLNESTLDLSLA from the exons ATGGAGGGAGTTGGGGCCAGACTTGGCCGGTCGTCGAGCCGGTACGCTCCGGCGCCGGCGGTTTTCAACGGGCCGGTCAGGAAGTGGAAGAAGAAATGGGTCCACGTGGTATCATCCTCCGCCGGCAACAATGGCTCTTCGTATAATCCTAATCCTCAAACTGCCAATCACAATGGTACGATCGTTAACGGAAATAACGGCTCGCACCTCTTGCTCTACAAGTGGACCCCTGTTACCCAGCCCCAAAACAACGATAACAGTAAAAACAGCATCGCCGACCATAGCTCCACCAAGgacgccgccgccgccactgGATCCGCCAGTGCCGACGAGGAGCCGCCTCGCCGTAAATTCAAGTATATTCCG ATTGTTGTGCTAGAAGAACAAAAAATTGAGGCTCTAGAAAATGAGGCTGCAGAAAAGGTTGTCAATGAAGCTAAGCCTAATGATACTGATTCGAATACAGCACAACCAACTTCCAAGAGTGATGGGTTGGGTGAAAAACCTGACATCAATGATCTGCCCATGGAAGAAAATCAG GCTCTGAACGATAATCCATTAGCAAGGCAAGATCTGAATGAAAGCACGCTGGATCTAAGTCTGGCTTGA
- the LOC127808906 gene encoding uncharacterized protein LOC127808906, protein MARMPVRFKRVAEAFDEVALARARLHESRGGENSPSETAIDLSDLVKSFMERESGVDGERDDVQEREGNRSQFQSHCSDSELKQTLAGLLGLEGDDEVKKHIHAEIEDAFRDAIGEGSSPEGFKRRLVSRLRERGFDAGLCKSKWERNGRIPSGSYEFIDVNVAGTRYIIEVCLAGEFKIARPTHSYASALQVLPPIFVGKADELKRVVTLMCNAMKDSMKSMEMHVPPWRRLSYMQAKWFGSYKRTINEASPVKVSDSDAGFAGKRSVGFAPLPGVSCHCRDDFASKIGLKVNGNAVVR, encoded by the exons ATGGCAAGGATGCCGGTGAGGTTCAAGAGGGTAGCGGAGGCTTTTGACGAGGTGGCTCTGGCCCGGGCACGGCTGCACGAGAGTCGTGGCGGCGAGAACTCGCCGTCGGAGACTGCCATTGACCTTTCGGATCTCGTCAAGTCGTTcatggagagagagagcggAGTGGATGGAGAAAGAGACGACGTTCAGGAGAGAGAAGGAAATCGGTCTCAATTTCAGAGCCATTGCTCTGATTCGGAGCTGAAACAAACCTTAGCAGGCTTGTTGGGGCTCGAAGGAGATGATGAAGTAAAGAAACACATTCATGCTGAAATTGAAGACGCTTTTAGAGACGCTATCGGCGAAGGTTCTTCGCCGGAGGGCTTCAAACGCCGGTTGGTGTCTCGGCTGCGTGAGCGAGGCTTTGACGCCg GTCTCTGCAAATCAAAGTGGGAGAGAAATGGGAGGATTCCATCCGGGTCCTACGAATTTATCGATGTCAACGTCGCCGGAACTCGCTACATAATCGAAGTTTGTCTGGCCGGCGAATTCAAAATAGCCCGGCCAACACACAGCTATGCTTCAGCACTACAAGTTCTTCCTCCAATTTTCGTGGGGAAAGCAGACGAGCTGAAGCGGGTAGTGACTCTAATGTGCAATGCCATGAAAGACTCCATGAAGAGCATGGAAATGCACGTGCCGCCATGGCGGCGACTCTCATACATGCAGGCCAAATGGTTCGGTTCTTACAAACGAACGATCAATGAGGCATCGCCCGTCAAGGTCTCTGATTCCGATGCCGGCTTTGCCGGGAAAAGATCGGTGGGTTTTGCTCCTTTGCCGGGTGTTTCTTGTCACTGTAGGGACGATTTTGCGAGCAAGATTGGTTTGAAGGTTAATGGTAATGCTGTTGTGAGATAG